The proteins below come from a single Pyramidobacter porci genomic window:
- a CDS encoding DNA translocase FtsK, protein MAKRGFEFGALFRLCQIFLAAILLYVTASLFTKGAGVLGKDMASCLLRLAGGGLVLLLLHFFYGLFCSLLYRQVHSVFGQWMGTFCLYGAVSLFLGMLRRIGAGENIGLLSPGILGNVSSLVLPRFIGVIGTMLTGLCLVGLAAFNYGHLNAARIAWLRERLSFVHMPRWRREKASQDSASVDSASVQAEGEAAPAAQGEAEAARPERSVPEEALLGEEAEAVEVAASEAEKALQNDSVGKTGFWASLGAAVKALFGHGRKEHEDGEILDEYAEQYADEQEENAESENYGGYFADAPQSDRYGREAAGTREDELPETDGERALAAGTLGESGSVGEAERVSAAAGSVPISKKPSVEVEPSGELAGTENVQFCAGRPIPAGSFPPPLDLLGPHRDIKEVIDDQQAQENGQKVILSLADFGVAAELKRTIIGPTVVQYQIQLAPGIKVSKVMTLGNDIAVALGVSSIRVEAPIVGTSYIGIELPNVNRRSVPLRQILESEVFQKTKLKLPLPLGQTVDGRILISGLEDLPHLLIAGTTGSGKSIFVNNCIVSLCYRNTPADLRFIMVDPKRVEMGIYESLPHILAKPIVSATGAVHALAWAVREMERRYDVCYQAKVKDIFSYNSKVLPKDRLPHIVIIVDELADLMMTAQKEVEDCIMSLAQKARASGIHLMLATQRPSVNVLTGTIKANIPARVSFALPSAIDSKTILDKSGAQNLLGKGDMLFVSTKTPHPLRIQSPFLDEQTNIRVVEYLRNTFGDPEYVDLEEPSDEKGGNSSDFLEDNRLEEAIKIVLSTGVASSSGLQRQMRVGFTRAARMVDTMESMGIVGPQHGGKPREILVDEAEALEILEQLRGE, encoded by the coding sequence ATGGCAAAGCGCGGTTTTGAATTCGGCGCCCTGTTCCGTCTCTGCCAGATTTTTCTGGCGGCAATCCTGCTGTATGTCACGGCCTCGTTGTTCACCAAAGGCGCCGGCGTGCTGGGCAAAGATATGGCGAGCTGCCTGCTGCGACTGGCGGGCGGCGGTCTTGTGCTGCTGCTGTTGCATTTTTTCTACGGCCTTTTTTGTTCTTTGCTGTACCGTCAGGTTCATTCCGTTTTCGGCCAGTGGATGGGAACGTTTTGTCTTTACGGCGCCGTCAGTCTGTTCCTGGGGATGCTTCGGCGCATCGGAGCCGGCGAAAATATCGGACTTCTCAGTCCCGGTATCCTGGGGAACGTCTCTTCTCTGGTGCTGCCCCGTTTTATCGGCGTGATCGGGACAATGCTGACGGGGCTGTGTCTTGTCGGACTGGCGGCGTTCAATTATGGACATCTCAACGCTGCTCGCATTGCCTGGCTCCGCGAGCGTTTGTCGTTTGTTCACATGCCGCGCTGGCGGCGCGAAAAAGCCTCTCAGGACTCCGCTTCCGTGGACTCCGCTTCCGTGCAGGCCGAGGGAGAAGCCGCGCCGGCAGCGCAAGGTGAGGCCGAAGCGGCGCGACCGGAAAGAAGTGTTCCCGAAGAGGCGTTGCTTGGCGAAGAAGCCGAGGCTGTCGAGGTCGCCGCTTCCGAAGCGGAAAAAGCGCTTCAAAACGACAGCGTCGGGAAAACTGGCTTTTGGGCCTCGCTGGGCGCTGCCGTGAAGGCGCTGTTCGGTCACGGCAGGAAGGAACATGAAGACGGCGAGATTCTCGACGAGTACGCCGAGCAATATGCCGACGAACAGGAAGAAAACGCCGAAAGCGAAAATTACGGCGGTTATTTTGCCGACGCGCCTCAGTCCGACCGCTATGGGCGTGAAGCGGCGGGAACGCGGGAAGATGAACTTCCCGAAACGGATGGCGAAAGAGCGTTGGCCGCGGGCACTTTAGGAGAATCCGGAAGCGTTGGCGAAGCGGAAAGAGTCTCTGCCGCGGCCGGTTCTGTGCCGATCAGCAAAAAGCCTTCTGTGGAAGTGGAACCGTCAGGAGAGCTTGCCGGGACGGAGAACGTTCAGTTCTGCGCGGGGCGCCCGATCCCCGCGGGAAGTTTCCCGCCGCCGCTCGATCTGCTCGGACCGCATCGGGACATCAAAGAGGTCATCGACGATCAGCAGGCGCAGGAAAACGGACAGAAAGTGATCTTGTCGCTTGCCGATTTCGGCGTTGCCGCGGAACTGAAGCGCACGATCATCGGTCCGACGGTCGTGCAGTATCAGATCCAGCTGGCTCCGGGCATCAAGGTCAGCAAGGTGATGACTCTCGGCAACGACATCGCCGTGGCGCTGGGCGTCTCTTCGATCCGAGTGGAAGCGCCGATCGTCGGCACTTCGTATATCGGCATCGAACTGCCGAACGTCAACCGCCGCTCCGTGCCGCTGCGCCAGATTCTGGAAAGCGAGGTTTTCCAGAAAACGAAACTCAAGCTGCCGCTGCCGCTGGGGCAGACGGTGGACGGCCGCATCCTCATCTCCGGCCTGGAAGACCTGCCTCATCTGTTGATCGCCGGAACGACGGGCTCGGGCAAGAGCATTTTCGTCAATAACTGCATCGTCTCTCTGTGCTATCGCAACACGCCCGCAGATCTGCGCTTCATCATGGTCGATCCGAAGCGGGTGGAGATGGGCATCTACGAGTCGCTGCCGCATATTCTCGCCAAACCCATCGTCTCGGCGACAGGGGCCGTTCATGCTCTGGCCTGGGCCGTGCGCGAGATGGAACGGCGCTACGACGTCTGCTATCAGGCAAAAGTCAAGGATATCTTTTCGTACAACAGTAAGGTCCTTCCCAAGGACCGTCTGCCTCATATCGTGATCATCGTCGACGAGCTGGCCGATCTGATGATGACGGCTCAGAAAGAAGTGGAAGACTGCATCATGAGCCTGGCGCAGAAGGCGCGCGCCTCCGGGATTCATCTGATGCTGGCGACGCAGCGCCCTTCCGTCAACGTGCTGACCGGAACCATCAAGGCGAACATCCCGGCGCGAGTGTCTTTCGCGCTGCCGTCGGCGATCGACTCGAAAACCATTCTGGACAAATCCGGCGCGCAAAATCTGCTGGGCAAGGGCGACATGCTCTTCGTCAGCACCAAAACGCCGCATCCGCTGCGGATCCAGTCGCCGTTCCTGGACGAGCAGACGAACATCAGGGTGGTCGAATATCTGCGCAACACTTTCGGCGATCCCGAATACGTCGATCTGGAAGAGCCCAGTGACGAAAAGGGCGGGAATTCTTCCGACTTTCTTGAAGACAACCGTCTTGAGGAAGCCATCAAGATCGTGCTCAGCACCGGCGTGGCTTCGTCGAGCGGGCTGCAGCGCCAGATGCGCGTCGGTTTTACCCGCGCCGCCCGCATGGTCGATACGATGGAGTCCATGGGCATCGTCGGGCCGCAGCATGGCGGCAAGCCCCGGGAAATTCTGGTGGACGAAGCGGAGGCCTTGGAGATTCTCGAGCAGCTCCGCGGCGAATAG
- the rpmB gene encoding 50S ribosomal protein L28 gives MSQVCDCCGRGPATGNQLSHSHRRTRRRWLLNLFSVRVDLGGGEAKRMRICSRCLRSGKVKRAL, from the coding sequence ATGTCCCAGGTATGTGACTGCTGTGGTCGCGGTCCTGCGACGGGAAATCAGCTGAGCCACTCTCATCGCAGAACTCGCAGACGCTGGCTGCTCAACCTTTTCTCCGTCCGCGTGGATCTCGGCGGCGGCGAAGCGAAGAGAATGCGCATCTGCTCCCGTTGCCTTCGTTCCGGAAAAGTCAAGAGAGCGCTCTAA
- the xseB gene encoding exodeoxyribonuclease VII small subunit — protein MDYSAKIGRLEEILKSMEHTAMPLEQTLTLYEEGQKLVAECRQFLAEAEGKVKKLEADGTLSDFGRQEEDKDGL, from the coding sequence ATGGACTATTCAGCAAAAATCGGACGTCTTGAGGAAATCTTGAAAAGCATGGAGCATACGGCCATGCCGCTTGAACAGACGCTGACGCTCTATGAAGAAGGGCAGAAGCTTGTGGCCGAATGCCGTCAGTTCCTTGCCGAAGCGGAGGGGAAGGTCAAGAAGCTGGAGGCCGACGGAACGTTGAGCGACTTTGGCCGGCAGGAAGAAGATAAAGATGGACTTTAA
- a CDS encoding polyprenyl synthetase family protein, which translates to MDFKEELSCRSAFFERSLRTFCEEERRRIPARLREAMNYSLLAGGKRLRPVLCMAGAEIMGEKAESVLPMATAFEMVHTASLIHDDLPCMDNDSLRRGKPTNHVVYGESLALLAGDALFLDAFETALAGLLKNGAEPQRCVRALALFAQALGPEGICGGQVLDTDRASQTDERDFVVDVASMKTMVLIRASLCAGAILAGADGEALRRLMKYGEKVGLAFQIADDLLDCTGSQSAMGKTLGKDEAQDKRTFVRAYGLDGARALLHEKTLNAEKQLEPFGEKGEFLRALAAYLEHRSN; encoded by the coding sequence ATGGACTTTAAAGAAGAACTGAGCTGCCGCTCGGCTTTTTTTGAAAGATCGCTGCGGACTTTTTGCGAAGAGGAGCGTCGTCGCATTCCAGCGCGGCTGCGCGAGGCCATGAATTATTCTTTGCTGGCGGGCGGCAAGCGCCTGCGCCCGGTTTTGTGCATGGCCGGAGCGGAGATCATGGGAGAAAAAGCCGAGAGCGTTTTGCCGATGGCGACGGCGTTCGAAATGGTGCACACCGCGTCCTTGATTCACGATGACCTGCCCTGCATGGACAACGACAGTCTGCGGCGCGGCAAGCCGACGAACCATGTCGTTTACGGCGAATCCCTGGCGCTGCTGGCCGGCGACGCGCTGTTTCTTGACGCGTTCGAGACCGCGCTCGCCGGTCTGCTGAAAAACGGCGCCGAACCGCAGCGCTGCGTCCGCGCCCTCGCTCTTTTCGCGCAGGCGCTCGGCCCGGAAGGAATCTGCGGCGGCCAGGTGCTCGACACGGATCGCGCCAGCCAGACCGACGAACGGGATTTTGTCGTGGACGTCGCTTCGATGAAGACGATGGTGCTGATCCGCGCTTCGCTGTGCGCGGGAGCCATCTTGGCGGGGGCGGACGGCGAAGCGCTGCGGCGGCTCATGAAATACGGCGAGAAAGTGGGACTGGCGTTCCAAATCGCCGACGACCTTCTCGACTGTACCGGTTCGCAGTCTGCGATGGGAAAGACGCTCGGCAAAGACGAAGCGCAGGACAAACGCACGTTCGTGCGCGCCTATGGTCTCGACGGCGCCCGCGCGCTGCTTCATGAGAAAACGCTGAACGCCGAAAAACAGCTGGAGCCGTTCGGGGAAAAAGGCGAGTTCCTGCGGGCGCTGGCCGCCTATCTGGAGCACAGGTCGAATTGA
- the dxs gene encoding 1-deoxy-D-xylulose-5-phosphate synthase has protein sequence MALLDEIKAPGDVKKLSEKELPGLVDEVRSRIVDVTLKNGGHLASSLGAVELIVALLRVFDPRYDRVVFDVGHQAYAWKILTGRNARFETLRTEGGVSGFPKMSESPYDHFGVGHSSTSLSAALGYAVARDLRGEKHHVVAVIGDGALINGEAFEALNHAGSLDNPVIFVLNDNAMSISPRVGGMALHLAKLSTSALYKGTKNVVKSFCRKAFRTDRVYRRLERMKNAVKKTLSRGNLFSDMGLTYWGPFDGHDEQELERVFALAKNYDGPLLIHVLTEKGKGYAPAEENPVAYHGVAAAEKVPASSASWSRAAAACIEDLAEKDPRVTVLTPAMTEGCALNRCRAVFPRRFFDVGIAEEHMLTFAAGQAAGGLRPIACIYSTFLQRAMDQLVHDICLQRLPVILAVDRAGLVGEDGETHQGLFDMNWASAIPNLNVWAPYDGRSLKNAFESAARCEGPSLIRYPRGTAVERLTPADVFETADFAFVNRKSSWCVAAAGSACQIARQAAELIDERGGEAPDLLYLSRVSPLPEEALARLDGKKLLVTVEEAYERGGLGERLALTCEQRGMECRVRAVALPSVFVASGTPAQQRKRLGLTPERIVEIYERQMR, from the coding sequence ATGGCGCTGCTGGACGAGATCAAAGCGCCGGGAGACGTAAAAAAGCTCTCCGAGAAAGAGCTTCCCGGACTGGTCGACGAAGTGCGTTCGCGCATCGTCGACGTCACGCTGAAAAACGGCGGACATCTGGCTTCCTCTTTGGGAGCGGTGGAACTGATCGTGGCGCTGCTGCGGGTCTTCGATCCGCGGTACGATCGCGTTGTGTTCGACGTGGGGCACCAGGCCTATGCGTGGAAGATTTTGACAGGCCGCAACGCCCGTTTCGAGACGTTGCGGACGGAGGGCGGCGTCAGCGGTTTTCCGAAAATGAGCGAAAGCCCGTACGACCACTTTGGCGTCGGACACAGCAGCACCTCGCTCTCGGCGGCTTTGGGATACGCGGTCGCGCGCGATCTGCGCGGCGAAAAGCATCACGTCGTCGCCGTCATCGGCGACGGGGCGCTGATCAACGGCGAAGCTTTCGAAGCGCTGAATCACGCCGGTTCTCTCGACAATCCCGTGATCTTCGTCCTCAACGACAACGCCATGTCGATCAGCCCGCGCGTGGGCGGCATGGCGCTGCATCTGGCGAAACTTTCCACTTCCGCGCTGTACAAGGGCACGAAAAACGTGGTGAAAAGCTTTTGCCGAAAAGCGTTCCGCACCGACCGGGTTTATCGGCGTCTGGAGCGGATGAAGAACGCCGTCAAAAAAACACTGAGCCGCGGCAACCTTTTCAGCGACATGGGGCTGACGTACTGGGGCCCGTTTGACGGACACGACGAACAGGAACTCGAGCGCGTCTTCGCCTTGGCGAAAAATTACGACGGTCCCCTGCTGATCCACGTGCTCACGGAAAAAGGCAAAGGCTATGCGCCGGCCGAAGAAAATCCCGTCGCCTATCACGGCGTCGCCGCCGCGGAGAAAGTTCCCGCGAGTTCGGCGAGTTGGAGCAGAGCGGCGGCCGCGTGCATCGAAGATCTGGCGGAAAAAGATCCTCGCGTCACGGTCCTGACCCCGGCCATGACGGAAGGGTGCGCGCTGAATCGCTGCCGCGCCGTTTTCCCGCGGCGTTTTTTCGACGTGGGCATCGCCGAGGAGCACATGCTGACGTTCGCCGCGGGGCAGGCCGCCGGCGGCCTCAGGCCGATCGCCTGCATCTATTCGACGTTTTTGCAGCGCGCGATGGACCAGCTGGTGCACGACATCTGTCTGCAGAGGCTTCCGGTGATCCTGGCCGTGGACCGCGCCGGACTGGTGGGCGAGGACGGCGAGACGCATCAGGGACTGTTCGACATGAACTGGGCCAGCGCCATCCCCAATCTGAACGTCTGGGCGCCTTACGACGGCCGCTCGCTGAAAAACGCCTTCGAGAGCGCGGCGCGTTGCGAAGGCCCGTCGCTGATCCGCTATCCGCGCGGCACCGCCGTGGAACGGCTGACGCCGGCCGACGTTTTCGAGACGGCCGATTTCGCCTTCGTGAATCGAAAAAGCTCGTGGTGCGTCGCTGCGGCCGGCTCGGCGTGCCAAATTGCGCGCCAGGCGGCGGAACTAATCGACGAACGCGGCGGCGAAGCGCCCGATCTGCTTTATCTCAGCCGCGTTTCTCCGCTGCCGGAAGAGGCGTTGGCGCGGCTGGACGGAAAAAAACTTCTCGTCACGGTCGAAGAAGCGTATGAGCGCGGCGGTCTGGGCGAGCGCCTGGCGCTGACTTGCGAGCAAAGAGGAATGGAGTGCCGCGTACGGGCGGTGGCGCTGCCGTCGGTCTTCGTGGCCTCCGGCACGCCGGCGCAGCAGCGCAAGCGCCTTGGCCTGACGCCTGAAAGGATCGTGGAGATCTATGAGCGCCAGATGCGTTAA
- a CDS encoding TlyA family RNA methyltransferase, with protein MSARCVKKRLDLRLVEEGMADSVRAAGALIMAGEVLIDGQPASSAGQPVKDAAVVRLKSGSGGWVSRGAHKLLTAVERFHLKLENRVCLDVGASTGGFTQVMLKHGAAKVYAVDVGYGLLDWSLRTDPRVVVMERQNARFLTAEMFAPRPDFACSDASFISLRLLLNPLAAATAADAEAVVLVKPQFEARREDLGEGGVVRSPEVHRAVLKDLADFVGRETPWGLEEATWSGIRGPKGNIEFLFRLRKNMTSASVDFCELVRVSHEALAE; from the coding sequence ATGAGCGCCAGATGCGTTAAAAAGCGGCTCGACCTGCGTCTGGTCGAAGAGGGAATGGCTGATTCCGTTCGGGCGGCCGGCGCGCTGATCATGGCCGGCGAGGTTCTGATCGACGGGCAGCCGGCGTCCAGCGCCGGGCAGCCGGTGAAGGACGCCGCCGTCGTGCGCCTGAAAAGCGGTTCCGGCGGCTGGGTCAGCCGCGGCGCCCATAAACTGCTGACGGCGGTCGAGCGTTTCCATCTGAAACTGGAAAATCGCGTTTGTCTCGACGTCGGCGCTTCGACCGGCGGTTTCACTCAGGTGATGCTCAAACATGGCGCGGCGAAAGTCTACGCCGTCGACGTGGGCTATGGGCTGCTGGACTGGAGCCTGCGCACCGATCCGCGGGTTGTGGTGATGGAGCGGCAGAACGCCCGCTTTTTGACGGCGGAGATGTTTGCGCCGCGGCCGGATTTCGCCTGCAGCGACGCCTCGTTCATATCGCTGCGCCTGCTGCTGAATCCGCTGGCGGCCGCGACGGCCGCGGACGCCGAAGCCGTGGTGCTGGTGAAGCCGCAGTTCGAAGCCCGCCGCGAAGACCTCGGCGAGGGCGGCGTAGTGCGCTCGCCTGAAGTTCACCGTGCCGTGCTGAAAGACCTCGCTGATTTTGTCGGCCGAGAAACTCCATGGGGGCTGGAAGAGGCGACGTGGTCGGGAATCAGGGGCCCAAAAGGCAACATCGAATTCCTGTTCCGTTTAAGAAAAAATATGACGTCGGCGTCAGTGGATTTTTGCGAGCTGGTGCGCGTGAGCCACGAAGCCCTTGCCGAATGA
- a CDS encoding NAD(+)/NADH kinase: MKFGLIVNLAKPEAIQLAGELCAWGRKRNNPFLLFAEEAPALRQNGIPLDRWLAEVETALVIGGDGTFLQAAHLVQHSGINLFGVSVGHLGFLAVGDPRRVCEQIEQIEKGDFKIERRRCLEGVLATEEKERRLFALNDLVLSKGIQARLVSLDVQVQGKPICEYRADGVIVSTPTGSTAYALSAGGPIVPPSLDCMLLVPICAHTLYARPTLLGPDDCLTLRPTENSELFLTVDGADVYPLSSRDRLDVRLSKDHGVNTVSLPQFDYYDLLHEKLLWGWNPVSERSARRA; this comes from the coding sequence ATGAAATTCGGCCTGATTGTCAATTTAGCGAAACCGGAAGCGATTCAGCTGGCTGGAGAGCTGTGCGCGTGGGGAAGAAAAAGGAACAATCCTTTTCTGCTCTTCGCCGAAGAGGCGCCGGCGCTTCGTCAGAACGGGATTCCTCTCGACCGTTGGCTGGCGGAGGTCGAAACGGCGCTGGTGATCGGCGGCGACGGCACTTTTCTGCAGGCCGCCCATTTGGTGCAGCACAGCGGCATCAACCTCTTCGGCGTTTCCGTCGGGCACTTGGGGTTCCTGGCGGTCGGCGATCCGCGGCGCGTGTGCGAACAGATCGAACAGATCGAGAAGGGCGATTTTAAAATCGAGCGGCGGCGTTGTCTCGAAGGCGTATTGGCGACGGAGGAGAAAGAACGGCGCCTTTTCGCTCTCAACGATCTCGTGCTCAGCAAAGGGATCCAGGCGCGCCTGGTGTCTCTCGACGTGCAGGTGCAGGGCAAGCCCATATGCGAATACCGCGCCGACGGCGTGATCGTCTCCACGCCCACGGGCTCCACCGCTTACGCCCTTTCGGCCGGAGGGCCGATCGTGCCGCCGTCGCTGGACTGCATGCTTCTGGTTCCTATTTGCGCTCACACGCTGTATGCGCGTCCCACGCTGCTGGGGCCGGACGACTGTCTGACGCTGCGCCCGACGGAGAATTCCGAGCTGTTTCTGACGGTGGACGGCGCCGACGTTTATCCTCTTTCCAGCCGTGACCGTCTCGATGTGCGGCTCTCCAAGGATCACGGCGTCAACACCGTCTCGCTGCCTCAATTCGACTATTACGATCTGCTTCATGAAAAGCTCCTGTGGGGTTGGAATCCAGTTTCCGAAAGGAGCGCCCGCCGTGCTTGA
- a CDS encoding AAA family ATPase: MLEELKLISVGGIGHVSLRFGSGLTAVTGESGAGKSSLVRGLELVCGKRSSGGTIRVGDETAVAEAFFYQPDRLEGVGEELQPQECSLALRRELSRSGRGKCSVQGQTVPLNTVLEIAPRLLTIQSQFAQLELLDPDRQLKILDACGGEELKATKARLEKEFYEVLDCERELRRNKQREQEIASAYGALAEIAPFLERAGLQPDSEERLYEDFAEAERELKRLRELRGRFRMLQNQESGGLISELSGVLDGLSGLVPCESREALDETSHKALAILEGLAEKIGALASSETIENLEAELEVLETSLGQIRKSKRLAKANTVEELLEYWHKGEEALRWLAGAGKIQSDLNEKIAAAKKAVAKEARTLLEQRTAAALALQTRVSENLVDVAMENAQFRIRITETNKLKANGAEKVDFVLQRGSQEIPVAKAASGGELSRILLAIQISLPDELMPPTVVFDEVEAGLGGRAAYLTGLKLRELADRVQVILITHEASIAALANRHYRVARRGTLSTVTRVEGEERVREIARMLSGNDQEEEALSHARKLLGADGADGEIVFDPDRFFDGKSSPF, from the coding sequence GTGCTTGAAGAACTGAAACTCATTTCCGTGGGCGGCATCGGTCACGTTTCGCTGCGCTTCGGCAGCGGCCTGACGGCGGTGACGGGGGAGAGCGGCGCCGGAAAAAGCAGCCTGGTGCGCGGCCTCGAACTGGTCTGCGGAAAGCGCAGTTCCGGCGGCACGATCCGCGTCGGAGATGAAACAGCCGTCGCGGAAGCGTTCTTTTATCAGCCCGACCGCTTGGAAGGCGTCGGCGAGGAGCTGCAGCCTCAGGAGTGTTCGCTGGCGCTGCGGCGCGAACTGTCGCGTTCCGGGCGCGGCAAGTGTTCCGTCCAGGGGCAGACGGTGCCGCTGAACACTGTCTTGGAAATAGCCCCGCGGCTGCTCACGATCCAGAGCCAGTTTGCCCAGCTCGAGCTGCTCGATCCCGACCGCCAGCTCAAAATCCTCGACGCCTGCGGCGGCGAAGAACTGAAGGCGACAAAAGCACGGCTGGAAAAGGAATTCTACGAAGTGTTGGACTGCGAAAGAGAGCTGCGCCGCAACAAACAGCGCGAGCAGGAAATCGCGTCGGCTTACGGGGCGCTGGCCGAGATCGCGCCTTTTTTGGAACGCGCCGGTCTGCAGCCTGACAGCGAAGAACGGCTGTACGAGGATTTCGCCGAAGCGGAGCGCGAACTCAAACGCCTGCGCGAGCTGCGCGGCCGCTTCCGCATGCTGCAAAACCAGGAGAGCGGCGGGCTGATCTCCGAGCTTTCGGGTGTCCTCGACGGCCTTTCCGGGCTCGTGCCCTGCGAAAGCCGCGAAGCGCTCGACGAGACGTCGCACAAGGCGCTCGCCATTCTCGAAGGCCTTGCGGAAAAAATCGGCGCGCTGGCCTCTTCGGAAACGATCGAGAATCTCGAAGCGGAATTGGAAGTTCTTGAAACTTCCCTCGGTCAGATTCGCAAGAGCAAGCGCCTTGCCAAGGCGAACACCGTCGAGGAATTGCTGGAGTACTGGCATAAAGGCGAAGAGGCATTGCGCTGGCTGGCCGGAGCGGGGAAAATCCAGTCCGACCTGAACGAAAAAATCGCGGCCGCCAAGAAAGCCGTCGCGAAGGAGGCGCGTACGCTGCTGGAACAGCGCACCGCGGCGGCGCTGGCGCTTCAGACGCGAGTCAGCGAGAACCTTGTCGACGTGGCGATGGAGAACGCGCAGTTCCGCATCCGCATCACCGAAACGAATAAACTGAAAGCAAACGGCGCCGAGAAGGTGGACTTCGTCCTGCAGCGCGGCAGTCAGGAAATTCCGGTAGCGAAAGCGGCTTCCGGCGGCGAGCTGAGCCGCATCCTTCTGGCCATCCAGATCTCGCTTCCCGACGAACTGATGCCGCCCACGGTCGTTTTCGACGAGGTCGAAGCCGGTCTGGGCGGACGCGCCGCTTACCTGACGGGATTGAAACTGCGCGAGCTGGCCGACCGCGTTCAGGTCATCCTGATCACCCACGAAGCCAGCATCGCGGCGCTGGCAAACCGGCATTACCGCGTGGCGCGCCGGGGCACGCTCTCCACCGTGACGCGCGTCGAGGGAGAAGAGCGGGTGCGGGAGATCGCGCGGATGCTCTCCGGAAACGACCAGGAAGAAGAGGCGCTTTCGCATGCGCGCAAGCTGCTTGGAGCGGACGGCGCCGACGGGGAAATCGTTTTTGACCCGGACCGTTTTTTTGACGGAAAAAGCAGCCCCTTCTGA
- a CDS encoding GntR family transcriptional regulator encodes MTLEELMPRISGDKAASYYIANVLREAIYRGILQENEQLLQNQLAARMGVSPIPLREALKQLEIEGLVEFRGRRGAIVSGLSLEDAREIYDMITWLEVGIMKVSFDLISNALIQEEEVLLDKMEKEEDPVKWRDMNVLFHSSLYEPADRPMTLDTIAKLRRQVDRYIRNHLKSMRKESEEQHREILAGVKAHDLERTLRALESHLVNTSKDLQAYMRHVQNHIHE; translated from the coding sequence ATGACATTGGAAGAGCTGATGCCTCGTATCAGCGGTGATAAGGCCGCCTCGTACTACATCGCCAACGTGCTGCGCGAGGCCATTTATCGGGGGATCCTTCAGGAAAACGAGCAGTTGCTGCAGAATCAGCTGGCGGCGCGGATGGGAGTCAGCCCGATCCCGCTGCGGGAAGCTTTGAAGCAGCTCGAGATCGAAGGGCTGGTCGAATTCCGCGGGCGCCGCGGCGCGATCGTTTCCGGGCTGAGTCTTGAAGACGCCCGCGAAATTTACGACATGATCACCTGGCTCGAGGTCGGCATCATGAAAGTCTCCTTCGACCTGATCTCGAACGCGCTGATTCAGGAAGAAGAGGTTCTGCTGGACAAGATGGAAAAAGAGGAAGATCCCGTCAAATGGCGCGACATGAACGTGCTCTTCCATTCCTCGCTGTACGAGCCGGCCGATCGTCCGATGACGCTCGACACGATCGCCAAGCTGCGCCGTCAGGTCGACCGCTACATCCGCAACCACCTCAAATCCATGCGCAAGGAATCGGAGGAACAGCACCGCGAGATTCTCGCCGGCGTGAAGGCGCACGACCTCGAACGCACGCTCAGGGCGCTGGAAAGCCACCTTGTCAACACGTCCAAAGACCTTCAGGCTTATATGCGCCACGTCCAGAACCACATTCACGAATAA
- a CDS encoding NAD-dependent epimerase/dehydratase family protein — translation MKKIMVSGCLGQIGTELVTKLRHDYGAENVLATDIREDTAHALPEGPFVILDARDGKKYAEQVEKFKPDTIYHLAGLLSATAEKNPQLAWDININGTCNALECGRIYHSAVFFPSSIAAFGPGTPHDKTPQDTLQRPNTIYGVTKVASELLAEYYHKKWGVDTRGVRFPGLISYKTLPGGGTTDYAVDIYYQAVQQGRYTSYIARGTYMDMMYIPDAIDGMIQLMEADPSRLIHRCCFNITSMSFEPEQVAAAIRAHIPSFALDYAVDPVRQAIADSWPNSLDDSAARAEWDWNPKYDLESMTADMLKNLRAKLGGQAKF, via the coding sequence ATGAAAAAGATCATGGTTTCTGGCTGTCTCGGCCAGATCGGCACAGAGCTCGTCACCAAGCTGAGACATGATTACGGCGCGGAAAACGTTCTCGCGACCGATATCCGCGAAGATACGGCCCATGCGCTTCCCGAGGGGCCTTTTGTGATCCTCGACGCCCGCGACGGCAAAAAGTACGCGGAACAGGTCGAAAAGTTCAAGCCGGACACGATCTATCATCTGGCCGGCCTGCTTTCCGCGACGGCCGAGAAGAATCCGCAGCTTGCCTGGGACATCAACATCAACGGGACCTGCAACGCCCTCGAATGCGGGCGGATCTATCACAGCGCCGTCTTTTTCCCCAGTTCCATCGCCGCCTTCGGCCCCGGTACGCCTCACGACAAAACGCCGCAGGACACGCTGCAGCGCCCCAATACGATCTATGGCGTGACGAAGGTAGCCAGCGAACTCCTGGCAGAATATTACCATAAAAAATGGGGCGTCGATACGCGCGGCGTGCGTTTCCCCGGCCTGATCTCCTACAAAACCCTGCCCGGCGGCGGCACCACCGACTACGCCGTCGACATCTACTATCAGGCCGTGCAGCAGGGCAGGTACACCAGCTACATCGCCAGGGGCACCTACATGGACATGATGTACATCCCCGACGCGATCGACGGTATGATCCAGCTGATGGAAGCCGATCCGTCGCGCCTGATCCACCGCTGCTGCTTCAACATCACCAGCATGAGTTTCGAGCCGGAACAGGTCGCCGCGGCGATCCGCGCTCACATTCCTTCGTTCGCGCTGGATTACGCCGTCGATCCCGTCCGCCAGGCCATTGCCGACAGCTGGCCGAACTCTCTCGACGATTCGGCCGCCCGGGCGGAATGGGACTGGAACCCCAAATACGACCTGGAGAGCATGACGGCGGACATGCTCAAGAACCTGCGCGCCAAGCTCGGCGGTCAGGCGAAGTTTTGA